CCGATTGGTCATGTCCATGCTGTCGAGCGCCCGTCCCGCTGCATAATCCCGGTGGCCCCGGGCCAGAACTCGCATCGCCGCGGGATTGGCGGCGGCCGCACGGATGGCGCGTACCGCGTCAGCCAGCGTGGCGTCTCCGCCGCGCCGCCGCTCGAGCGCGTGTCCGAGCCGCTCCGCCAGCTTCAGGTGCCGCGCGGCCTTCTCCGCGTCGCCACTGATCACGGCGTCACCCCAGGCGCGCAGCTCCTGCTGCCAACCCCGCAGCCGCGCCTCCTGCGGGTACCGCGCGGCGTTCGCGTCCGCCGTGGCCAGGGACCAGCGGAGTGAATCCGAAGGGTGCTCCGGGCGCAGCTTCGGGAGGATACTCTTCCTCCGTCGTGCATCGTTCGCCCAGGGCGAGGTCGAATCGACCGCCAGGTACCGGTCCCAGGCCTTCGCGGCCTGGCCGTCGATGGTAATCGACTGGAGCGCCAGGGCAGCGTCGAACAGCGCTGCCCGGTTCTTCGGCTCCGTTTCCAGCGCCTCGACGGCGTACTCCAGGGCCTGCGCCAGGTCGCGCGGGTTCTGCGTCCGTTCCGCCCGCACGAGGTGCGTGCCGGCCAGGTCCACCAGCACGGGCACGGACCGGTGCGTGAGCGTGCTCGCCCTGGACAGCAGAGCGATCGCATCATCGACCGGATGCCCGGTTTCGTCTCCAAAGATCAGCTTCGCCAGTGCGGACCCCCGAAGCGCGTCCGCGTTCGTGCCGTCCGCGTCCGTGTCGAAGGCGTTCGCATCGAGCGCGCCCTCCTCGTTCGTCCCGCATGCCTCCCGCGGCACCGTCTCGTCCCCCTGCGCCGGAAGCGTGCACGGCTGGTACTCCATCTCGATCGAGAAACGCGGGGCGAAGGCACGTTTGAGATGTGCACCCGCCAGCTCGTGCAGCGGATTGGCCGGCCGAGGATTGTACAGCCAAGCACCGACCACCGCGGCGCCCAGAACGCACACCGCGATAAAGAATGGGATGCGGCGATTCATTTTCACCACTGGATAGATGTACGAAGGAGAGAAAGCGCCCCGGACGTGGCCGGGACGAGGGGTCGTCGGGCGGTAGGCGGTGGGGTGGCGTACGGATCGGGATTCCAGAAACGACAACATCGAACGTGGATGCGGAAAGTGCGTCGACCAAGGGAGACGCACAAGCCTGTCGTGTCCGGATCTGTATCTTTGCGGCACAAATCGAATCGCGCCGTGTGAAGGTTCGCGGAGGCTTGAAGGCGCTACCCTGCCCCGCCCCGCATCGGGGAGCCGTCGCTGGGCGGTAAACCCCTCGGCGATTCCCCGCCCAACGGAAACGGCTGTCACGACGCGACCCCTCGCGCCGCGACAGCCGTTCTGCGCTGCGTGCAACTCGTCGCTCGTCGCGCGCGCACGACAGAGAAAACCCCGGTCCGGGTCCGACTGAGTGAGTCAGAGGGACGGCGCGCACCGCGGCTGGGCACCCGTCCCTTCGACTCCCGGTCGCGCGGATACTCTCGCTCGGGATGCCGCGCGCGAGTCATACTTCCAGCCCCTCTCCGCTGGAGAGCGCTGGGTTTGGCTCAGCGCCACTCGCCACGCACACCGCCGGCTCCCTGGCAAAGCAGCCGACCAGCACAGGAGGATGGATGCGCCGACGAGCTCGCATCATGGACGTGGCGATCGTCCCGGCCGGGCGCAGCTTCAGCCAGCTCGGCATCCTCGTTCTAGACGGCAGCGCATCCATGGCCGAGGAGGGTGAAGGCAAGATCACCAAGGCGCAGATGGTGAGCACAGCCGTCCGCGAGATGCTCACCCGCTTCAGGCGCTCGCCATACAGGCAGAACTTCTTCTTCGCCGTCGTCGCGTGCCGCGAGCAAGCGAGCGTCCACACGCCCGTCACGCCGGCAGAGCAGATCGACGATGGCGCCGACTACGACCCGACGCGCCATCACGGCGGCCGCACCGACATCGGGCCGGGGCTGGAAGAGGCGCAGCGGATCGCCGGGCAGTTCCTGCGCGCCGCGCCAGACGACCTCGTCTCCAGCGTGGTCATCGTGGTCGTCTCCGGCGGCGTGGACGTTAGTCCCGCCCGCACCCTCCGCATCGCCCGCGAGATCCGGCGCGACCCGTCGACCACGATCTGCACCACATTCCTTGCCGTTCCGGGCGACGCGGACCGGGAGACGGCAGATCGCCTGCTCGCCCTCGCCTCCGACCCCGCGACGGGCTTCCAGTCGATTTCCGGCCCGGACGCCCTCCTCGAGTTCTTCATCGCTTGCGTATCGAGCGGGACCAAGCTGGCGATCGCGTGATCGGGCGCCTTCTCACCACGCAACCCGCGACGGTCGCTGGAGATGTGTTTGCTCGGCGAGATGAAGGACAGGCAGATGAGAGCGTAGATCGAATCGCATCCCCCGACACGCGCGCGATCCGACCAGCCGTGTATCGTTGCCGAGCCGCCGGACGAGCGCCTACACTGCCGCGGAAGGTTCGGTTCGCACCCTGCTCCCCAACGAGGAGACGAGATGACAGAGGTTCTGATTCAGTGTGAGGGCTACACGAGCGACGAGCTGATGCGGGCGCTGGTGCCGTACGTGGATGGGACCGCCCTGCT
Above is a genomic segment from Longimicrobiaceae bacterium containing:
- a CDS encoding VWA domain-containing protein, which gives rise to MRRRARIMDVAIVPAGRSFSQLGILVLDGSASMAEEGEGKITKAQMVSTAVREMLTRFRRSPYRQNFFFAVVACREQASVHTPVTPAEQIDDGADYDPTRHHGGRTDIGPGLEEAQRIAGQFLRAAPDDLVSSVVIVVVSGGVDVSPARTLRIAREIRRDPSTTICTTFLAVPGDADRETADRLLALASDPATGFQSISGPDALLEFFIACVSSGTKLAIA